One Paraburkholderia sp. HP33-1 genomic region harbors:
- a CDS encoding FAD-dependent oxidoreductase, with translation MLTIDDIRAVPLFSTLPDSVLENLAHTSADLHLCAGEFAVHEGGERALYAVLSGKMEVIKTFDGIERTLGWRLPGTIFGEVPLALSSPFPGAYRAAEPSRVMRVDAPQYYALAAASPDVAFRMGALARERIGGLQNLSAEQPKARVTIVGSRWDNACTLLRQFLARNQISHDWMAPDAPELAARWPGTCPTEGECPALRLADGTVLSRPATRELAGLLGLQTQPRLPEYDTVVIGGGPAGLAAAVYGASEGLRTLVLEREAPGGQAGTSSRIENYLGFPNGVSGDELASRALQQARRLGAEILVTRSVERIDVETRKIHLDGGDAVRARTIILATGVTWRRLAIDGFDRFIGKGIYYGAARSEASATHGLDVHLIGGGNSAGQAALFFANHARRVTLVVRGDSLEKSMSRYLIEQLAGKSNVAVQLRSEVVGAYGDTHLTAIDVRESTSDIVSRYDCGGLFVFIGADAQTEWLPPEIARDVRGYVLTGDDVVKAGRWSHKRDPYLLESSVPGVFACGDVRLSPVKRVASAVGEGSMAIAFAHKYLQSDGA, from the coding sequence ATGCTCACGATCGACGACATCCGCGCTGTGCCGTTGTTCTCGACCCTCCCCGACAGCGTACTGGAGAATCTCGCGCACACGTCCGCCGACCTGCATCTGTGCGCGGGCGAGTTCGCGGTTCATGAAGGCGGCGAACGTGCGCTATACGCCGTCCTGTCGGGCAAGATGGAAGTCATCAAGACTTTCGACGGCATCGAGCGAACGTTGGGCTGGCGTCTGCCCGGCACGATCTTCGGCGAAGTGCCGCTTGCGCTGAGTTCGCCGTTTCCGGGCGCGTATCGAGCGGCCGAGCCTTCGCGCGTGATGCGCGTCGATGCGCCGCAATACTACGCGCTCGCGGCGGCATCGCCCGACGTGGCGTTCAGGATGGGCGCGTTGGCGCGCGAGCGCATCGGCGGGCTGCAAAACCTTTCCGCCGAGCAGCCGAAGGCGCGTGTGACCATCGTCGGCAGCCGTTGGGACAATGCGTGCACGCTGCTGCGTCAGTTCCTCGCGCGCAATCAGATCAGCCACGACTGGATGGCGCCGGATGCGCCCGAACTGGCTGCGCGCTGGCCTGGCACGTGTCCAACGGAAGGCGAGTGCCCCGCGTTGCGCCTCGCCGACGGCACGGTGCTGAGTCGGCCCGCGACACGCGAGCTTGCGGGACTCCTCGGCCTTCAGACGCAGCCGCGTCTTCCAGAATATGACACGGTGGTCATCGGTGGCGGGCCTGCGGGGCTTGCTGCCGCGGTGTACGGCGCATCGGAAGGTCTGCGCACACTGGTGCTGGAGCGCGAGGCGCCGGGCGGACAGGCGGGCACCTCCTCGCGCATCGAGAATTATCTCGGCTTTCCCAACGGTGTTTCCGGCGATGAACTCGCGAGCCGCGCGCTGCAACAGGCACGGCGGCTCGGCGCGGAGATCCTCGTGACGCGCTCGGTCGAGCGCATCGATGTAGAAACGCGGAAGATTCATCTCGATGGCGGCGACGCCGTGCGCGCTCGAACGATCATTCTCGCGACAGGCGTCACGTGGCGGCGGCTTGCAATCGACGGCTTCGACCGCTTCATCGGCAAGGGGATTTACTACGGCGCGGCGCGCAGCGAAGCAAGCGCGACGCACGGGCTCGATGTCCATCTGATCGGCGGCGGCAATTCGGCCGGCCAGGCGGCGTTGTTCTTCGCCAATCATGCGCGCCGCGTGACGCTCGTCGTGCGCGGCGATTCGCTCGAAAAGAGCATGTCGCGCTATCTGATCGAACAGCTTGCGGGCAAGTCGAATGTGGCGGTGCAGTTGCGCTCGGAAGTGGTCGGCGCGTATGGCGATACGCATCTGACGGCAATTGACGTTCGTGAATCGACGAGCGACATAGTGAGCCGATACGACTGCGGCGGTCTGTTCGTCTTCATCGGAGCGGATGCGCAGACGGAGTGGCTGCCGCCCGAAATTGCGCGCGATGTGCGCGGCTACGTTCTGACCGGCGATGACGTCGTCAAGGCGGGACGCTGGTCGCACAAGCGCGATCCTTACCTGCTCGAATCCAGCGTCCCTGGCGTATTCGCGTGCGGGGATGTGAGGCTGAGCCCTGTGAAGCGCGTCGCTTCAGCCGTGGGCGAGGGCAGCATGGCGATTGCTTTCGCGCACAAGTATTTGCAGTCGGACGGTGCGTGA
- a CDS encoding ATP adenylyltransferase family protein, giving the protein MEQPRRLVPGTLWPAILRQTEHALSCGALQPIDTQQSVIESGGIRFLVRQVSSLTRKEQQRAQARKLPTEKRPRANPFLPYEPDLFVADISDTHLALLNKFNVIDHHLLIVTREFERQEALLDLADFEALMTCMVEFDGIGFYNAGTEAGASQPHKHLQIAPLPLGETDPPVPIEPLLSVEKRLAGLPFRHAFARFNADELIRADAAKQALSRYRTLLEAAGVGAVEIDRASCHATPYNLLVTRRWMLLVPRSQERVEGVSVNALGFAGSLFVRDAAQLDVIERLGPMTVLERVALPANM; this is encoded by the coding sequence ATGGAACAACCACGACGCCTCGTTCCGGGCACGCTGTGGCCCGCCATTCTGCGACAGACCGAACATGCGCTGAGTTGCGGCGCGCTGCAACCGATTGACACGCAACAGTCGGTGATCGAAAGCGGCGGCATCCGCTTTCTCGTGCGTCAGGTGTCGAGCCTGACGCGCAAGGAACAGCAGCGCGCGCAAGCGCGAAAGCTTCCGACGGAAAAGCGCCCTCGCGCGAACCCATTTCTTCCCTACGAGCCGGATCTGTTCGTCGCCGATATCTCCGACACGCATCTCGCGTTGCTGAACAAGTTCAACGTGATCGATCATCATCTGCTGATCGTCACGCGCGAGTTCGAACGGCAGGAAGCGCTGCTCGATCTTGCCGATTTCGAAGCGCTGATGACGTGCATGGTCGAGTTCGACGGCATCGGCTTTTACAACGCGGGCACGGAGGCCGGGGCGAGCCAGCCGCACAAGCACCTGCAGATCGCGCCGCTGCCGCTCGGGGAAACCGATCCGCCCGTGCCTATCGAGCCCTTGCTCAGTGTGGAGAAACGCCTGGCCGGCCTGCCGTTTCGGCATGCGTTCGCACGCTTTAACGCAGATGAGTTGATTCGCGCAGATGCGGCGAAGCAGGCGCTTTCCCGCTATCGCACGCTGCTCGAAGCGGCGGGTGTCGGCGCGGTCGAGATCGACCGTGCATCCTGTCATGCGACGCCCTATAACCTGCTCGTCACACGGCGCTGGATGCTGCTCGTGCCGAGATCGCAAGAGCGTGTCGAAGGTGTGTCGGTGAACGCGCTCGGGTTTGCGGGTTCGCTCTTCGTGCGTGACGCGGCGCAGCTGGATGTGATCGAAAGACTCGGCCCGATGACGGTATTGGAACGCGTCGCGCTGCCTGCGAATATGTAG
- a CDS encoding adenosine-specific kinase → MQLSAVKVVKPDATNFILGQSHFIKSVEDIHEAMVGTVPGIKFGLAFCEASGKRLVRHSGTDESLVEMACQNATNVGAGHSFFVFLGDGFFPVNVLNPIKAVPEVCRIFCATANPVEVLIAETDQGRGIVGVIDGFSPVGIESAEDIQWRKDLLRTIGYKL, encoded by the coding sequence ATGCAATTGTCCGCCGTCAAGGTCGTCAAGCCCGATGCGACCAACTTCATTCTCGGGCAAAGCCACTTCATCAAATCGGTCGAGGATATTCACGAAGCGATGGTCGGCACGGTACCCGGCATCAAGTTCGGCCTCGCGTTTTGCGAGGCCTCCGGCAAGCGCCTCGTGCGGCACTCCGGCACGGACGAGAGCCTCGTCGAGATGGCATGCCAGAACGCAACCAACGTCGGCGCGGGCCATAGCTTTTTCGTGTTTCTGGGCGACGGCTTTTTCCCCGTCAACGTGCTGAACCCGATCAAGGCCGTGCCCGAGGTCTGCCGCATCTTCTGCGCAACAGCGAACCCCGTCGAAGTGCTGATCGCTGAAACGGATCAAGGCCGAGGCATCGTCGGCGTAATCGATGGCTTTTCGCCGGTCGGCATCGAAAGCGCTGAAGACATTCAATGGCGCAAGGATCTGTTGCGCACGATAGGGTACAAGCTGTAG
- a CDS encoding Flp family type IVb pilin — MLQFIKSLSRDERGVSALEYAVLAGIVVIAVVAAGAIFSGTGGLPALFQNMVTKVTNAQNGT, encoded by the coding sequence ATGCTGCAATTCATCAAGTCTCTGTCGCGCGACGAGCGCGGCGTTAGCGCACTCGAGTATGCGGTGCTCGCCGGCATCGTGGTCATCGCGGTCGTGGCGGCCGGCGCAATTTTCAGTGGCACTGGCGGTCTGCCTGCGCTGTTCCAGAACATGGTCACGAAGGTTACGAACGCACAGAACGGCACCTAA
- a CDS encoding A24 family peptidase: MLYAAKSAACLVLASLAVHDIRSRRLPTRAVLLVACLYGIDAAVAGVNIASLAAHLGAAAIAFALFALLFRCGWMGGGDVKLAAAVFLWAGPAYAWPVFFIVSCAGLVLGLTALIMGLFRRRVTHSSLAFTQLASPRGVPYGVPLALGGIAAVWLPVLNLL, encoded by the coding sequence ATGCTTTACGCAGCGAAATCAGCGGCTTGTCTGGTATTGGCATCGCTCGCGGTGCACGATATCCGTTCGCGCCGCTTGCCCACGCGTGCCGTGTTGCTCGTGGCCTGTCTTTACGGGATCGATGCCGCCGTTGCCGGGGTCAATATCGCGTCGCTCGCGGCTCACCTCGGTGCTGCCGCCATTGCCTTTGCGCTGTTTGCGCTCCTGTTCCGCTGCGGCTGGATGGGCGGAGGCGACGTCAAGCTGGCGGCCGCTGTTTTCCTGTGGGCGGGTCCGGCTTACGCATGGCCGGTGTTTTTCATCGTCTCTTGCGCCGGCCTGGTCCTCGGCTTGACGGCGCTCATCATGGGTCTCTTCCGCAGACGTGTGACGCATTCCTCCCTGGCCTTCACGCAGCTTGCATCACCGCGCGGCGTGCCCTACGGCGTCCCTCTCGCGCTCGGCGGCATCGCGGCCGTGTGGCTACCCGTCCTGAACTTGCTGTAG